tactattctgTGTTCTATAGAATAGTAATTACCCTATGATTACAGTATAGAAAGACTCTTGACCCCAAATGTGGAGACCTGAATCCTACTTTTGGCTCTGATACCATCACCCCCTGTCACCCCCTCCATCATTTCCCCCCCATTACCTCTTAACTTCTGGTTCTTCAGCAGTTTAAAAGAGTTGATTGAGATGGTTTAGGTCAACAGTTATTTATTGAGAACAGTGGGGAGATTTGATTCAGTAATTttgaatctgattttaaaaaagcacccAAGTTgggaacactttttaaaaataaaagcaagatttGATTCAGTAATTCTGAATCTGATGTTTAAAAGCACCCAGTTGATTCTGTGTGTAGTCGGATTAGGAAACCTCTCCTCTAAGGTACCTTCCAGCCCTGAGTTTCTAATTCTGGGCCAGCTGTGTTCCCTTCTGCCTTGGCCACTGTTCCAACCCTGTTCACACCCTGCCCTAAGTCACAGGTAAATGAATACCTTTCTGTTTGCCCCACCAAATTTTATGCTTTATTGAGGACAGAGACTTTTTCCCTCACAAAGAGTTTAACACAGTGGCTTGTCCATACTTGACACTTAATCTAAGTTTATTGATCAACACAATTATcatgaatataataaataattatcacATAGCAGAGTACACATATAGTCTTATGCATCATTGTGCCTCATATAATTCAGATCACTTTATGAGATATGGATACCCGTGTCCCCCGTTTAACCATAGGggaaaccaaggcttagagaagctatgtaacttgcccaaagccataTAATTAGTAATGTCACAGTCAGGATTGAgattgaagtgtggttgattccAAATGCTGTGTGATTTTTCCTGTACTCTACTGCTTCCACGAGGTGTCTGAAACTGATACCAAATATCTGCTTCTCTCTAGAGTCTGCCAGTATGTAAGCTCTCAGCCCAAAGAAAATGTAAGTGATGACATTCCAGCGATATTCTAAATATAGATTTGCTTAGAGTGAGGTCAGTGACAGCCTTGAAAACGCATTTGAAACTGGAGTACATGATTATGAAAATTTCAAGcttcccttaaaatattcagaaaccatagacatatctttttctttcccttcctccctccctctttctttctttctctctatagCATTTTCATTGAAATGGTGTCCCATAAAGTACTTTGATATATAACTAAGTATAAAAAGAGAGCACACTTGGTGTAGCATCTCAGATTGGGTGTCCTTGGTGAGGTTCTGGTACTTGAACTAGGAAATACACTGTCAACTGCTAAGTGTTTCCGGAAATGTTTATTTGCTGACACGTTGGCAGAAGCGATGGgcctttttgtctattttatttatttatttaaatttttggccTCCCAAAAATTTAAGCATATGGAATTCCTTGGACAGGGatcggatccgagccgcagtcatgacctaagccacagctgtggcaacgccatatccttaacccactgtgccaggctggggatcaaacatgcatcctagtgctcccaagatggcgctgatcccattgcacccaagaaggaactcctcttatttatttttgaatatttaaaaaatacagttacaTGTAGCCAACAAGGCAGGCACCTCTTTTCAGGCTACTCGACATGCAGAGATGGTGGCCATCGACCAGGTCCTAGACTGGTGTCGTCGAGGTGGCAAGACTCCTTCGGAAGTGTTTGAACGCACTGTGTTGTATGTCACCGTGGAGCCGTGTATCATGTGCGCAGCTGCTCTTCGCCTGATGAGTATCCTTTGACTTTGTGGTTAATGGCTTGCACTCTTTGTGAACTTGGAAATGGCCAGACACATGACCTGTTTCTCTATATCAAAACACTGACTTGGTAAAGAAATTATAGGAGGTGCacattataaaatatagtatCTCTTGGCCCAAAAGTTGTTTAGATTTCTGAGTTGTAAAGTTgtccccccgctttttttttgtctttttaaggctgcacccatggcacatggaagttcccagcctaggggtagaattggacctgcagctgccggcctatgccagagccacagtaatgccagatccaagctacatctgcaacctacaccacagctcatggcaacatcaaatccttaacccactgagtgaggccagggattgaacccggtcatagatactagttgggttcgtgactactgagctatgacagaaactacccctcttttatttatttatttggtttttttttagggccgcacctgcaggcatagagattcccaggctaggggtcgaattgaaactacagctgctggccttcaccacagccacagcaacgtaggatccgagccgaatctatgacctagaccacagctcagggcaatgccagatccttaacccactgagaaaggccaaggatcgaatctgcaacctcacggttcctagtcggattcgtttctgctgctccacaacgggaactcccagcccctcttttttatatatcaataaaCATATAGCTATTAAATAAACTTGAGCAAGGAAAGCTTAGAACTGACTTACACTCTTGTGTCAAGATAAATCATAAAGTAGATTATAAAACAGTGTGCATAGGAAATATGCACCTGTTTGCCTTTGGATAAGAGATGAtaggtgatttaaaaattttctttctctgtttatatgtttttattgtttatttttgccatgaATACCTAGTATACAGAAtgtatgaaaaaattttaagtcagagGTAAATGCAAGGTAAAAAACAAACCATTTATAATATTGTAATTGAAGATAAATGGGAAATTGATAAAGCTACAACTCTCTGAATTCTGTCTTTCACAGAGTAACACAAATGTTGTGTGGCAAATTAGcctctaaagatttttttctcatttattttattttacttataaagtatagttgatttacagtgttgtaccaatttctgctgtatagcaatgtggcccagctacacacacacacacacacacacaaacatacatacatacatatatacatatatattctttttctcatattttcctccatcatgttctatcccaagagattggatataattccctgggctaaagatcttttaaaattcatttgataATTCAACAACTCAGTTTCATACTTGcatttttaatgtacttatttTGCTATGTGTCCGTGAAtcattttatcactttaaaaacaaCACAGAGAATTTTGAGTATGATAAACAGTACAATTTCCACTTTATAAACTGTGCATCCTGCCTTACAGAGTGGATCCACTTTGGTCTGAtttgacctgagccacaggttatattttatttgagGAAAGAACAGGGAAAAATCTGTGATTTTAAAGAGGTGAAAATCCCTGGATTAAATTCTTACCTCCTTTCTGGTTCCAGTTCTCCTaatgattccaaaaaaaaaataaaaaaaaaaaaaataaatcatgtagGGAAGACAAGAAAGGGCACAAATCTGTGAGCGTTTAGCACCTACACATCTAGTTTTCATCCCGTTTGCAAGTGTGAGGCATTAATTTCTAGGTCCTTTAACTTCTTTTATATAACTGGATTGTATGATTTTTAAGACTGAGCCTAATTTTGCTTTGAGAGGAAGGCATGGGCTTTCCTCTCCAGGATAGCTGGTATAAACCCACAGTAGTTTTGTCACAATACACACTTGAACTGCATGTTCTTGGCAGGACCTTAATTCTTTCTTAGAAATCCCGCTGGTCGTCTATGGCTGTCAGAACGAACGATTTGGCGGCTGTGGCTCTGTTCTAGACATTGCGTCTGCTGATTTACCGAATACTGGGAGACCGTTTCAGGTAACATGAACTGtgacactttttctttctttctaattacaTTGCCCTCATTATGGGGTTTGCAAATAGCTAGTGTGTGATCAGTCTACCAAGAAGCCGCACTGTACCCAGATGGGCTTGTGGGACCTTGGGTCCCAGTCATTGATGCCTCAGTGTACGAGGACAGGTAGTTGTTTCCAGGGGAATGTCCAGCTGTCTTAATTAACAAAATCCCTACAGAAGGAGAGTTCCCAGCCTTCTGAGATTTCCTCTGGTGGTCATCACCCATGCCCACAGCTGTCTTTGAGGACACCACCACTGTGGGTGTCCCCTCCATGCGTGTGCTGGCCTCCATGCTATACCAAATTTGGGTGAAGCTCAGACTATGTCAGTGACAGATGCTATTTAGAGTGAATGAGCAATATTTTTGCATAAAATCAGTCATTTTGCTTGATTGCACCGTACTATTTTTGGTGTCTAGCAATCAATACCtgtgttgtcattatttttttcctgccttttaaaaaatgttgcaaCTCCCCCCAGACCCAAGAATCCACTTAGAAGTTATACTTTTCTTAGAACCGTGCCACTTTTCCCAAAGTTTTTATGATTAAGTCTGTGAGTGGTAGGAATTTATATTTCAGAGTTCAGTCTGTAGACAAATATCAGTTTCTATAAACTGGTTTGATGGTTTTTCTCTCCAAGATGTAAAGTTAATCCTAAAAGTGtgatgctttaaaaagaaaaggacttaaATGCTGGACGTGGTGGGCAGTCAACTTCAAAGATCTCAGATATTCTTGGGAGAATATTAAGTACCTATGAAGGGCTAAATTTGGCTGAATCCCACTGAGAACAAGTTTTGGAAAACATTCTAAGTTTCCCAGCTGAACATTGGCTTTCCTAACACCTCCTGCGCTTGTGAGCATAGATGACTTTTGAAATCCCAGtagaaaataaactataataggaTGATGAAGAGTAACCAATACAGTTAGcttgatcattaaaaaaatctgcaGAGTGATTTGCTTTTTCCAGTCACTTCTATCAGTAGTTCAAATTTAGCTTACATAATACTTTGCAGGTGAATTGCTGACTCTACTTCATTTATGAGAAAGATCTAAAGCATTCCTCCAGGGTTCTGGGCAGAACAGAGATGAGCCCTTGGATATCGACATGGGTGGAATGTTTCTGTCCAGCATGCCGGTTATGTCAAGTGCACAAACACGCTCCTCTTGTGCTCGTCCCTGCACAGAATTGATCTAGCTGaaccaaaaaaaataagttcatttgcagtGTGCAGTGCCGACCAGGTTGGCTCCATCAAAATGAATGGCCATAGTTTGAGCCGTATCTCCAGATTTAATGCAAACCTTTTTTTCCGCAGTGGTTtgagattctaaaaaaaaatcattggtacCCCCAGACTTCCGGATgctgtgttttcttcctttatttggcTGGgttaggtgggggggggggttggagttGGGGAGGGAATTTGTGAGAGGTGGGATGCTGTTCTTGTAATGCAGATTCTTTTAATAGTGTATTGCAAGCAGCACTAAAGTTCACAGAGGAAACCTATAGAACTATTCTTTTCAAAGAAGTTGGCGATTAATTTACCTTAcctgtcttgtttttaaaaaatatattttaataagaattttttttattaaagccaCGCATGTGTAGCTATAATAGATGCTTAAAAAGATTATCTTGGTTCCTTAGAAGGACCCAGTTTCCTTCACCGTCTGTAACTCAGTGGGGCTGGTCCCTGagtgcacattagaatcacctggagggagttcccgtcgtggcgcagtggttaacgaatccgactaggaaccatgaggttgcggttcggtccctgcccttgctcagtgggttaacgatccggccttgccgtgagctgtggtgtaggttgcagacgcggctcggatcccgtgttgctgtggctctggcgtaggccggtggttacagctccgattcaacccctagcctgggaacctccatatgccgcgggagcggcccaagaaatagcaacaacaacaaaaaaaaagacaaaagacaaaaaaaaagaaaaaaaaagaatcacctggagaacttGGACACACACCCCTGTGGtccccatcccagacctactgaattggAAGTCTTGTGGGGAGCGGAgcattagtaatttttttaatgagctcCTAAGCGATTGCACTGAGCAGCCAAGGTGGAAGACCAGGGTCTAACTCCACCTGAGAGAAGAGCGGTTTGTGCAGGTGGGTGCTTGTGAGAGGAGAAAGGCGAGGGCCCCGGGGGCCAGGAACATAGCATCTCCAGTAGGAGATGCCATTCTGACCCACTTGGTTAGTACTGAGaagccaagagggagggagttctAAAGAGAAGCAAGTGTGGCCAGCTGTCTCTACGACTGCAGCAAGTTGAGGAGGGGAAAAGACCAGTGTATTGGTTGGTAGGTCCCTTGGAATGCCTGAGAGGGTGCTTTCAGCAGAGTCCTGGGGGCACAAGCTAGCAAGAGTGAGGTTGAGGAGAAACTGAGAACTGCCAAAGTGATGGCCATGATTTGGGAATGTTCTCAGGGAGGAGCAGGAGCTTGTGTGGGGGACAAGGTAGAAGGAAGGTTATTGGGTATTTTgtttcccccagctttattgaagtattgccatggagttcctgtcatggctcagtggtaacaaacccgactagtatccatgaggacacaggttcaatccctggccttgctcagtgggttaaggatccggtgttgtcgtgagctgcggtgtaggtcacagacatggctcagatctggtgttgctgtggctgtgactgtgatgtgggctggcagctgcagctccaatttgatccctagcctgagaatttccatgtgccatggatacagccctaaaaagacagaagaaaaaaaaagacaaaaaaaaaaacaaacccaaaacaaaagagaaatattgttgacatgtaacattgtatgagtttaaggtgtacagtgtgtGTATTGCAAAATATTTGCCACAGCAGGGTTAGTTCACACATCtttcacctcacataattaccattttgtgGTTAATTATGTTATGATGAGAACACTTAAGCTCCACTCTtatagcaactttcaagtatatggTACAGTAGCATTATAGCTATATAGTTATGTAGTCACCATGCTGAAACTTATTCCTCTTACAAcggaaagtttgtaccctttgaccaaagtctccccatttccccaccccctctgctccttgcaaccaccattctactctgctTCTGTACagaacatattatatatatggtcatacatatgaatattattcagccataaaaaagggtaattctgccattttcaacaacatggttggacctcaagtatattatgctaagtgaaataagacagagaaagacagatggtGTATGACctcacttacctgtggaatccAGATATGACCAACTCATAGGAAAGGTTATTTGTTTTGAGGGGGAAGGTTTATGTAGGCTTTGTAGACCCAGGCAGGAGCCTACTGAAAGCACAAGAGGAAAGGGGGCTCGTCTTGGGCAGTGGCCCACCCTCACTGGGCCCTGTGCTGTTCCCTGCCCTCTCCTGGGTGCTGCTTCTCGGTGGACAATTCCCTGGAATCTCCATTCATTGGATGACTTCATGCACATCTGAAGCATGCAGTGCATTCAGAACAGACTCCTGGGAGCCTTCAAAGCcctatatatgttttttttttcatttttaaagttttttcaagtttagttgatttacaaggttgtgataatttctgctgtacaacaaattattctgttatacatgtacacacatccattctttctctgattcttttcccacatagattatcacagtatactgggtagagttctctgtgctgtgcagcaggtcccCATCGGCCAATCATTCCATAGCCCTCAGTGTTCACATGCCAATCCCatacccccagtccatcccctctcTCCTACctattccctttggtaactgtaagtttttcaaagtctgtgagtctgtttctcttgtgCAAATAAATTAACTTGTATCCTTCTTGatgattccccatataagtgatatcatatagtatttgtctttttctgacctactttgcttagtatgataatctctaggtcaatccatattgctgcaaatggtgttactTCATTCATTCTGGCaggttaatattccattgtaaatatgtaccacattttccattcctctgtcgatggacatttaggttgcttccatgtcttggctataaatggtgctgcagtgaacactggggtgcatgtagcttttcgaattatggttttctctggatagatacccaggagtgggattgctggatcaaatggtgattctatttttaattttctgaggaatcttcatactttccatagtggttgcaccaatttacattcccaccaacagtgaaagagggttccctttcctccgcaccctctccagcatttattgtttgtagactttttgatgatggtcattctggctgatgtaaggtggtacctcgtagtagttttgatttacatttctctaataattagtgattttgagcatcttttcatgtgctttttggccatccatatgtcttctttggagaaatgtctatttagatcttctgcccattttttaattgggttgtttgtttttttgatattgagctatatgagtagtttgtatattttggatatcaatcccttgtcaattgcttcatttgaaaatattttctcccattctgtgcagaattttattgctttaatttctttccttatgtTCCCTGAATAATAAATCTCTCCCCCATCAGCTGGTTTTCTCACTCACAACCTGTAGTTTattcctgctttttttccctgAGGTGATCTTCTAAGCCTCTTTAAATATTCTCTATCATTAAGGCAAGTTTAAGTTTCATCTCCTTCCTGTGATCACCATTTCTCATTCTTTCACACGTGAATCTCTTCTTTTGAGTAATCTACCAATGGTAGAACAAACTAAACACTTAAAAGCCCTCTGTCGTAAAGATTGATTAGTTTTTTCTGTGAAGAGCCTGAGTGTGAATATTTTAGCCTTTGTGAGCCACTTATGTCTCtgtcacatattctttttttttaaccttttaaaaatataaaaaccattcttagctgaccattttttaatttgtgggtTGCCAACCCTAGCTCTTTAGAATCAAACGCTTCAACACTTAATGGGTCACTGGTAAAGAACAGCAGAGAAAAATAGCTCGATGCTTAATGAGCACTTATGATATGCCAAGTATTTATCAGGggttatcttatttaatctcatttaatcctcaccaagTCCTTTTGAGTTAATTGCTGTAATTACCTGTATTTTACATATGAAGGGACTGAGGCATAGATAGTTTAAGTATCTGACCCAAGATCACCTAGCTAATAAGTTGTCCTATGATCACACAGGAGTTGATTGAGAAATAATAATTAGTTGATTGAGAGCGATGTTTAATTGAGGCTGTACATCTATATTTTTGGAACTGTACTTCCTTACCCATGTTACTGATCTCCACAAGGTGTATTAACGTGATCTGAAACGTGTTGACATAATTGGGTATATATTGTGGGTTTCGTGGGCTAGAGCACACATTTTCCCTGGCCTGTGTTCCTTCTCAACTCTCTCGTTTCATCAGTGCATCCCTGGATATCGGGCTGAGGAAGCAGTGGAAATGTTAAAGactttctacaaacaagaaaatcCGAATGGTCAGTTTTTCCCTATTCTATATAATGTACTTCACTTAAATCAGTATGAGGAGCATCGGCACAGGCtacctcttcatttttctctctctttctctttttttcccagcaccaaaATCAAAGGTTCGGAAAAAGGAATGCCAGAAATCCTGAACTTGCTCTAATGAAGGACTCGTGCCCCTGGACAACATTCTTGGACTGAAAGCTGTTGACGTCGttaaataatatgtttatatattgtcCTTAACCCATGGGAAATGGTTTCTCATCATTTGCTCTGCTAAAGGGACAAATGAGCACTTTTTAAAACTCTGACAATGTAAGCAACTCTTAGCTTTTCCACAAGCTGGAAGAacatttttaagaagaggaaaaattaaagatCAAGGTTTTAGAAATTACGAAGCCCTGCCTACTCTTCCTGCAGAACCATTATGCTAGGTCCGGGAAAGGTGACTCTCAGAGAATGTGTGTCCAGACTCACCTGTGCCACCCTGCAGACGCCTGCTCCAGGCCTGGCCTTTCAGACTCAGACCCTTCCTTCTGTGCAGCCACTATGTTCTCCCAGGG
The nucleotide sequence above comes from Phacochoerus africanus isolate WHEZ1 chromosome 2, ROS_Pafr_v1, whole genome shotgun sequence. Encoded proteins:
- the ADAT2 gene encoding tRNA-specific adenosine deaminase 2 isoform X2, encoding MEAKGESTPAADGECSVSAEETEKWMEQAMQMAKEALENTEVPVGCLMVYNNEVVGKGRNEVNQTKNATRHAEMVAIDQVLDWCRRGGKTPSEVFERTVLYVTVEPCIMCAAALRLMKIPLVVYGCQNERFGGCGSVLDIASADLPNTGRPFQCIPGYRAEEAVEMLKTFYKQENPNAPKSKVRKKECQKS
- the ADAT2 gene encoding tRNA-specific adenosine deaminase 2 isoform X1 gives rise to the protein MEAKGESTPAADGECSVSAEETEKWMEQAMQMAKEALENTEVPVGCLMVYNNEVVGKGRNEVNQTKNATRHAEMVAIDQVLDWCRRGGKTPSEVFERTVLYVTVEPCIMCAAALRLMKIPLVVYGCQNERFGGCGSVLDIASADLPNTGRPFQD